One region of Equus asinus isolate D_3611 breed Donkey unplaced genomic scaffold, EquAss-T2T_v2 contig_2, whole genome shotgun sequence genomic DNA includes:
- the LOC139043311 gene encoding myelin-associated neurite-outgrowth inhibitor-like → MNPIYSPGSSGVPYANAKGIGYPAGFPTGYTAAAPAYSPNMYTGTNPTFQTGYTPGTPYKVSCSPTSGAVPPYSSSPNPYQTAVYPVRSAYPQQSPYAQQGTYCTQPLYAAPPHVIHHTTVVQPNGMPATVYPAPIPPPTGNGVTMGMVAGTTMAMSAGTLLTAHSPTPVAPHPVTVPTYQAPGTPTYSYVPPQW, encoded by the coding sequence atgaatcctATTTATAGCCCTGGTTCCTCTGGGGTTCCCTATgcaaatgccaaaggaattggttatccagctggtttccccacGGGCTACACAGCAGCGGCTCCCgcctactcccccaacatgtaCACTGGAACgaaccccaccttccaaacaggttacactcctggcacaccttacaaagtgtcctgttcccccaccagtggggcagtgccaccatactcctcctcccccaacccctaccaGACCGCCGTGTACCCCGTGCGAAGTGCCTACCCCCAGCAGAGCCCATACGCACAGCAAGGCACATACTGCACACAACCCCTGTACGCAGCACCTCCTCACGTCATCCACCACACCACGGTGGTGCAGCCCAATGGCATGCCGGCGACGGTGTACCCTGCACCTATCCCTCCACCTACAGGCAACGGGGTCACCATGGgcatggtggctgggaccactatggcgatgtcagcaggtaccctgctgactgcccactccccaactcctGTCGCCCCTCACCCAGTCACGGTGCCCACATATCAGGCCCCCGGAACACCCACCTACAGCTACGTGCCCCCTCAGTGGT